Proteins encoded together in one Candidatus Binataceae bacterium window:
- the ald gene encoding alanine dehydrogenase → MIVGVPTEIKQDERRVALTPAGVVALKHHGHSVIIQRGAGAGSGFGDGDYRAAGARIAGSAVTVWRRASMVLKVKEPQPSEYSYLRPGLILFTYLHLAADQRLARELLARRVIALAYETVQLDDSSLPLLAPMSEVAGRLAIQVGGWCLEAQNGGRGVLLSGAPGVRPGRVLIIGGGIAGLNACRVAIGVGARVTILDVNPVRLRYLNDLLGSQAITVMSNRATLEEELFQADLVVGTVLIPGARAPRLITTRAVSRMKRGAALVDLSIDQGGISELSHPTTHARPIFVREGVVHYCVTNIPGIVPHTSTYALTNATIPYALEIADHGVLEAGARNRAIQLGLNTYNGVVVHPAVATALRLKPSSPWS, encoded by the coding sequence ATGATTGTCGGCGTTCCCACCGAAATAAAGCAGGACGAGCGCCGCGTCGCGCTCACGCCGGCGGGCGTCGTCGCGCTGAAGCATCATGGCCACAGCGTCATCATTCAGCGCGGCGCGGGAGCCGGCAGTGGATTTGGCGATGGCGACTATCGTGCCGCAGGTGCGCGGATCGCGGGCTCGGCGGTCACTGTCTGGCGCCGCGCTTCGATGGTCCTCAAGGTTAAGGAGCCGCAGCCGTCGGAATATAGTTATTTGCGGCCAGGACTAATCCTTTTCACGTATCTCCATCTGGCCGCTGACCAGCGGCTCGCGCGCGAACTTCTGGCGCGGCGTGTCATCGCATTGGCTTATGAGACTGTTCAGCTCGACGATTCAAGTCTGCCACTGCTTGCGCCGATGAGCGAAGTCGCGGGCCGTCTCGCAATTCAGGTCGGCGGCTGGTGTCTGGAGGCGCAAAACGGCGGGCGCGGCGTCCTGCTGAGTGGTGCGCCGGGGGTGCGGCCGGGGCGCGTGCTCATCATTGGCGGCGGCATCGCCGGGCTCAACGCCTGTCGAGTCGCCATCGGTGTCGGCGCCCGTGTCACGATACTTGACGTTAATCCGGTCAGGCTGCGTTATCTCAACGATCTGCTCGGCAGCCAGGCGATCACTGTGATGTCAAACCGCGCCACACTGGAGGAGGAACTGTTCCAGGCGGATCTGGTCGTTGGTACCGTGTTGATTCCCGGCGCCCGCGCTCCGCGCCTGATAACGACGCGTGCGGTGTCGCGGATGAAGCGCGGAGCGGCGTTGGTCGACCTCTCGATCGATCAGGGCGGCATTTCCGAACTCTCGCATCCGACTACCCATGCGCGCCCAATCTTCGTCCGCGAGGGCGTAGTTCACTATTGTGTCACCAATATTCCCGGCATTGTCCCACATACCTCGACCTATGCGCTGACTAACGCCACGATACCATACGCGCTCGAAATCGCGGACCACGGCGTACTGGAGGCGGGCGCGCGCAACCGGGCGATACAACTAGGCCTCAACACATATAACGGCGTGGTCGTTCATCCCGCGGTCGCAACCGCCCTGCGACTCAAGCCGTCGTCGCCCTGGAGCTGA